In Miscanthus floridulus cultivar M001 chromosome 5, ASM1932011v1, whole genome shotgun sequence, one genomic interval encodes:
- the LOC136452326 gene encoding elongation factor Ts, mitochondrial-like has translation MACGQGAKKSILGFLFRAQQQTARAYSSSAFQTHQLSTHVPQDGVFFRRFSSEVSSSEQMNLIKQLRQRTSAPIKDVKASLVACNWDIEAAQKDLRKRGVALAAKKSSRTAAEGLLAIAQDDKRAAVVELNCETDFVARNDVFQYLASSLAKMALSSQGPGELFMPFGPELLENMSINLDHPMLSGETTVQSAVTEVAAMVGENVKLRRGFMLSTTAHGVVSSYMHTCPQPGMGRIAGLVTLEAEDSSTLLDAVKSVGSSIAMQIVATKPLFLSKELVSASALENEREILRTQAESSGKSQMAMNKMVEGRLRKYFEEVVLMEQKYVLNDNTNVKTVLNDLSKEVGSKVTIGNFIRMEVGEGMERTEAADDSEVAAGGAM, from the exons ATGGCCTGTGGTCAAGGTGCTAAGAAGTCCATACTAGGGTTCCTCTTTCGTGCTCAGCAGCAAACTGCTCGGGCATACTCGTCTTCAGCATTCCAGACTCATCAATTGAGCACTCATGTTCCCCAAGATGGCGTGTTTTTTAGGAGATTCAGCTCTGAGGTGTCTTCTTCAGAGCAAATGAACCTTATTAAGCAACTCAGGCAAAGAACGAGTGCTCCAATCAAAGATGTCAAGGCCTCCCTAGTTGCCTGCAACTGGGATATTG AGGCTGCGCAGAAGGACCTAAGGAAGAGAGGTGTTGCTCTTGCTGCCAAAAAGTCTTCACGCACTGCTGCTGAAGGTTTGCTAGCTATTGCACAAGATGACAAAAGGGCTGCTGTAGTTGAGCTTAACTGTGAAACTGATTTCGTAGCAAGAAATGATGTTTTCCAGTACCTG GCTTCATCATTGGCAAAGATGGCTTTATCTTCTCAGGGTCCCGGTGAATTGTTCATGCCTTTTGGTCCTGAACTTTTAGAG AACATGTCTATCAATCTTGATCATCCGATGCTTAGCGGGGAAACAACTGTCCAAAGTGCTGTTACAGAAGTTGCTGCAATGGTTGGGGAGAATGTGAAACTCAGAAGAGGCTTCATGCTGTCCACAACTGCACATGGTGTTGTTTCATCTTATATGCATACCTGTCCCCAGCCAG GTATGGGTCGTATTGCTGGATTGGTCACACTAGAAGCAGAAGATAGCAGTACTCTCCTTGATGCTGTCAAAAGTGTTGGGTCATCTATTGCGATGCAGATTGTTGCAACAAAGCCATTATTCTTATCAAAAGAACTGGTTTCTGCTTCTGCTTTAGAAAATGAGCGTGAGATACTTCGAACACAG GCCGAGAGCTCAGGGAAATCCCAAATGGCTATGAATAAAATGGTGGAGGGCCGATTGAGGAAGTACTTTGAAGAAGTTGTGCTCATGGAGCAAAAATATGTTTTAAATGACAACACAAACGTTAAG ACCGTGCTGAATGACTTGTCGAAAGAGGTCGGTTCTAAAGTAACAATCGGTAACTTCATCAGAATGGAGGTTGGAGAAGGGATGGAGAG AACTGAAGCCGCTGATGATTCAGAGGTTGCTGCTGGTGGTGCTATGTAG